DNA sequence from the Oryza brachyantha chromosome 5, ObraRS2, whole genome shotgun sequence genome:
ttataaattataataattgatattaagACAATAATCTAGGTTGACCTACGATaaatcttgaaaaataaaggtCGGGCAACAACTTTTTAAAGAGTAATTGGGCAACAATTTTAATCTTCTTATTACTAGCTAAGAGCacgaaaagagaaaaacagtCACTATGTTCACTATTATATTATGTTCACTATTATATTAAATTCTAGACATTCTTACATTGACGAAAGAAAAAAGTATAGACAGTTGTATCATGACGTAaacaagtttaaaaaattgtcacgttatatttatgcttacatGGAGGAGATTGAAGAAAAACGGACTACAGATTTACAGCTCACTACAGTACAAGCTCTAAAAAGCTACGTGTGTATAAGAGATGGACCATATGATATAACATATGTTTTATGTGTAGCTGTTATATAAGTTGACTCTTTTTTAGCTCTTAGTGACGCAGAAAAATTTTGAAGCAGGAGTTAGCTCTtatattagccttgctcttagcCTATCCTGATTACAAGTTACAACGTACATAGATCGATACAGTTGTCTATTCACTCTGTCCAGAGATATAAGAAGATACAAGAGTATCTAATGGTTGTATCAAATGTTACAAGAATATCTCCACCTAACTCTTATCTCCTCCAACCATAACCATCTCTTATATAATCTTCCCACGTACTTATCCATCTTAATCAATCACAGTACTTGTTTTCATCAACTTTAATCTCTCTAAAATCGAAGGGAGTATAAAATAACATTTGAATGCATGCCAGCCAAGagttatagttttattttttaaaactattatattcaaaatacaatcatatatatggaaacataagcaaagaatatatatgaaatctagtttaagttttaaattatgtcataaacaaaaattatatctataaaaatagaaactaaGAGTTTATATcgtacttaaaattttaaaatcaactttatacAAAGTTGAGCTCGAAGAACCGCAGGTTAATCTAAAATCAAGCCATTCTTCATTATCCAAATATCCACATTAACGACGAGTTTTCTCTTTGCAAGTAGGGCTGAGCGTAGGTTAGGTCACACAGTCAGCAAAACATTcttagttcaactaaatgAATTAAACGAACAAGttttagttcatctaaatgaaataattcttaataaaacttaattCATCTTAATTCATTTGGTTAAACAATTCATTTGGTTAAACTAAAGCCGACCAACCCCATCCTTACTTGCAACTGGAAGGATGTGAACACCAATCCCAAAGAAATCTTTGCGGCCCCCTCCCATATAAATTTTCCACGTTGACATTTCCAGTGTTGTGCAGTGCTTTGCAACCTCGAGAGAACCCCGGAGTCGATGGAGACAAACTATTAAGAAATATTGCTTGacaaaatcatatcataaCCAGTCAGTTGGCCACCGACAGAGATAAACTATTAAGCAATGTTGCTTGACAAAATCATATCATAGCCAGTTCCTCAGCTGGCCACATTTTCAAAGTTTGCAACAGGGCTGGTCAAACTCTAAAATGCAAAAATACGCCATTGGTTtgcaaaaatatggtaaaCTCATGTCACTGGGAGACTGTCAAAAGTCATCAAATTACCTAGTCAACAACAGTCTCATTAGATCATAAAACTCATAACAGTCGAACTGTGACATCAGCGCAATCACACTAGCAGCATTGATAATTCAAACGGTATACGTATGCCTCGTGGGAAAAGCTAGCTGGGTTGAAAGTTCGATGGAGGGTGTGAACTTTAGTTTTTGATTTGATCTACAAATATGACATGGTACAAAAGCTTAGTGCCGCCTCACTTTTGACTCGCTCCTTGCAAGAATCATTCCCGAGAGCTTATCAACCTCGTAGAGGAACCCAGCAGAAAACAGGAAGCTGCAGCCAAGATTGATAAAATTGATCAATACATCTGTAAGGACGGCAGCAATAGTGCACAGACAGAGCAAagcaaaataatatgaatttatCACTGTCAAAGAACTCTCCAAAGTATCAACTTCAGACTGTCAGATAACTCTCTAAAGTCGTGATAATTAGGTGGATACAATTTGCCAAGTTACTTTAACAAAATGCCAAGCAGCTGAGCAATTTACACTACAAGTATAACATACTATAGAAGGGCTATTAATTTCctattttatgttttctcTAGATAGGTTTAACACCTACGCTTAATCCATTCTATATGCCATAATTATGAATGATGTCTTATTACATCAACATGAGGCATCTCTTAGGATTAATCATGATGTAAACCGCAGATTGCACTTTGCTTTTAGTGAAATTGTTGCATAAATAAAGCTTTTGCAACATGtgataaatcaatatttttaccAACAACACTAGTTTTAGTAACATCCATCAACTAAAGATAATATAGTGTTGAATTCAGCCTGTttcaataatattataatcaaCCAGGTAAAAATGCTTTTAATGTGCACGACCACATCTCTTTTCCATGCAAACAAGTGCAGTATTTTGTTTTGCCTAATACGTTATTTTCATTTCCCCCAATCTAAACAGAGCATCAATTCATAAGAAAATTCTCTGCTAGTATGTCTGAGATTAGTAGATTGTCATCTCTAGATAATCCCAGGAATTTTTACTCCACCATATGTCTGAGATTAGTAGATTACCATCTCTAGATAATCCCAGGAATCTTATTTGCCAAACATGAAACATTCATACAGAAAAATGCTGATGGTCAGTAAAAAGAACTGTTAAGTGTCTTTAAGGTGACATACCATGTTGTGATACAAACACGATGGACAGTACCGGCAATAATAAGTGCAACAAGTTCCGCGACAACGACTGCAAACAAACAgacaattaaataaattaaaaagaaaaattatggGGAGCAGAAAGAAAGATCATATGCTATATACCTGCACCCCACCCAGTTCTAACTCCATTAGCTTCCTGATAATTGCCAATAAACTGCAAAAGTGTACCAAATCAAAAGACAGCTTCACAAGTGCAAAACTCACTGATCTATTAATACAACCATAAAGGGTGACTATCAAATGTGGATACCACCTGCTTACTAGTATGTCTTATGTCCTTGTTTTGCTATATTTTGTTCCGTTGGTAAGGTCTGTTTGCACTGTTTTCTTGTTACAGAGTGGAAAACTGGGATACGTACAGCATTTCAAGGATAATTGCCTTGAGTATTggataatttattagtatggATATTGGAGAGGCTACTTCCGCTAGGAAAACTCTTGAGACTTAGCAGGCTTTTGGACAAAACCCCATTTAGTTCTATTATCTAGGCTCAGAAAAGGAAATGTTCACAGCTCCAGTTTCCATACTTAGCATGGCCTTAACCCAGAATTATGATTACCCAAAGCATTGTAGAAAATTGCATATACTTAGCCTGTATAATACGCAGTGAGCTTAAAATTAAATGTTCTATTCTGTTTGAGAAGCTATTCTTATGTGGAGAGtgaacttaaaattaaatggTCTATTCTATTTAAGAAGCAATTCTTGTGTGGATATCAGGAAAATTGAACACGAAGAAACTAGTTTTCCAGGTCCTCTAAACCAAAATATTCGCTCATGCGTCTACTGCCTAGTCAGA
Encoded proteins:
- the LOC102704703 gene encoding protein KRTCAP2 homolog, encoding MASTGRSMSLSLLLFAVTLSLLEMYRGKFASSELMTIAGGFVSSLLFLLLLTFIGNYQEANGVRTGWGAVVVAELVALIIAGTVHRVCITTCFLFSAGFLYEVDKLSGMILARSESKVRRH